A stretch of the Gossypium hirsutum isolate 1008001.06 chromosome D07, Gossypium_hirsutum_v2.1, whole genome shotgun sequence genome encodes the following:
- the LOC121219253 gene encoding probable receptor-like protein kinase At1g80640, whose translation MKKKLVLHLLLFLVCALENIVLAVQGPASSPISTPISASMAAFSPAGIQLGGEEHKKMDPTKKMLLALILACSSLGAIISSLFCLWIYYRKNSSKSSKNGAKSSDGEKGNGLAPYLGKFKSMRTVSKEGYASFMDYKILEKATNKFHHGNILGEGGFGCVYKAQFNDGSYAAVKKLDCASQDAEKEYENEVGLLCRFKHSNIISLLGYSSDNDTRFIVYELMENGSLETQLHGPSHGSSLTWHRRMKIALDTARGLEYLHEHCNPPVIHRDLKSSNILLDLDFNAKLSDFGLAVTDAAPNKNNLKLSGTLGYVAPEYLLDGKLTDKSDVYAFGVVLLELLLGRKPVEKLAPAQCQSIVTWAMPQLTDRSKLPNIVDPVIRNTMDLKHLYQVAAVAVLCVQPEPSYRPLITDVLHSLIPLVPMELGGTLRVTQPTAP comes from the exons ATGAAGAAGAAGCTTGTGCTGCATCTGCTTCTTTTCCTTGTTTGTGCTCTTGAAAACATTGTTTTGGCCGTACAAGGCCCTGCTTCATCACCCATTTCTACTCCCATCTCTGCTTCAATGGCTGCCTTCTCTCCAG CTGGGATTCAACTTGGAGGTGAGGAGCACAAGAAAATGGATCCAACCAAGAAAATGTTATTAGCTCTCATTCTTGCTTGCTCTTCATTGGGTGCAATTATCTCTTCCTTgttctgtttatggatttattacaGGAAGAATTCAAGCAAATCCTCTAAAAATGGCGCTAAGAGCTCAG ATGGTGAAAAAGGGAATGGTTTGGCACCATATTTGGGTAAATTCAAGTCTATGAGGACGGTTTCCAAAGAGGGTTATGCTTCGTTTATGGACTATAAGATACTTGAAAAAGCTACAAACAAGTTCCATCATGGTAACATTCTGGGTGAGGGTGGATTTGGATGTGTTTACAAGGCTCAATTCAATGATGGTTCTTATGCTGCTGTTAAGAAGTTGGACTGTGCAAGCCAAGATGCTGAAAAAGAATATGAG AATGAGGTGGGTTTGCTATGTAGATTTAAGCATTCCAATATAATTTCACTGTTGGGTTATAGCAGTGATAACGATACAAGGTTTATTGTTTATGAGTTGATGGAAAATGGTTCTTTGGAAACTCAATTACATG GACCTTCTCATGGTTCATCATTAACTTGGCATAGGAGGATGAAAATTGCTTTGGATACAGCAAG AGGATTAGAATATCTACATGAGCATTGCAATCCACCAGTCATCCATAGAGATCTGAAATCATCTAATATACTTTTGGATTTGGACTTCAATGCAAag CTTTCAGATTTTGGTCTTGCGGTAACTGATGCGGCACCAAACAAGAATAACTTGAAGCTTTCGGGTACTTTAGGTTATGTAGCTCCAGAATACCTTTTAGATG GTAAATTAACAGATAAGAGTGATGTTTATGCATTCGGTGTTGTGCTGCTCGAACTTCTATTGGGAAGAAAGCCTGTAGAAAAACTAGCACCAGCTCAGTGCCAATCTATTGTCACATGG GCCATGCCTCAGCTTACTGACAGATCTAAACTCCCAAACATCGTGGATCCCGTGATAAGAAATACCATGGATCTGAAGCATTTATATCAG GTTGCTGCTGTAGCTGTGCTATGTGTGCAACCGGAACCAAGCTACCGTCCATTGATTACGGATGTTCTGCACTCACTTATCCCTCTTGTTCCTATGGAGCTTGGAGGGACTCTAAGAGTTACACAACCTACGGCCCCTTGA